In Clostridium swellfunianum, a genomic segment contains:
- the nagA gene encoding N-acetylglucosamine-6-phosphate deacetylase, which translates to MDKVKIFNGKIITPYRVIEDGCILIEGKKIIEVSDKNIKTEDYKLIDAGGKYIAPGFIDIHVHGGGGHDFMDGTLEAYLGAAEKHAEYGTTSMVPTTLTSTFEELRNTFLIFKEAKLKNKKGSELLGLHLEGPYFAMSQKGAQDPKYIKNPDKREYEEILNLTGDIIRWSAAPELEGALEFGRYLKQRGILPSIAHTDAVDEEVEKAFENGFSHVTHLYSAMSSVRRINAFRYAGVIEAAYLIDEMTVEAIADGIHLPKSLLKLIYKIKGADKIALVTDAMRAAGMPEGESILGSINNGQKVIVEDGIAKLMDRTAFAGSVATADRLIRTMVNEAQVSLIDVVKMMTSTPAKIIGVENERGRIVKGLNADIVIFDDNINIDATIIGGKIVFSRSI; encoded by the coding sequence ATGGATAAAGTAAAGATTTTTAATGGTAAAATAATTACTCCATATAGAGTTATAGAAGATGGCTGCATACTAATAGAAGGTAAAAAAATTATTGAAGTTTCTGATAAAAATATAAAAACAGAGGATTATAAGTTGATAGATGCTGGAGGAAAGTATATAGCTCCAGGCTTTATAGATATTCATGTACATGGAGGGGGAGGACATGATTTTATGGATGGCACCCTAGAAGCTTATCTTGGTGCTGCAGAAAAGCATGCAGAGTATGGAACAACTTCCATGGTACCTACAACTCTTACAAGTACATTTGAAGAACTGAGAAATACATTTTTAATCTTTAAAGAGGCTAAGCTGAAAAATAAAAAAGGTTCTGAGCTTTTAGGTTTGCACCTTGAGGGCCCTTATTTTGCAATGTCTCAAAAGGGAGCACAAGATCCTAAGTATATAAAGAATCCTGATAAAAGAGAGTATGAGGAAATATTAAACTTAACAGGCGATATAATAAGATGGAGTGCAGCACCTGAACTTGAAGGAGCTCTCGAGTTTGGAAGATATCTAAAGCAGAGAGGCATACTTCCATCTATAGCTCACACAGATGCTGTAGATGAAGAAGTTGAAAAAGCTTTTGAAAATGGCTTTTCTCATGTTACTCACCTTTACTCTGCAATGTCTTCAGTAAGAAGAATTAATGCATTTAGATATGCTGGAGTTATTGAGGCTGCTTATCTAATAGATGAAATGACTGTGGAAGCAATTGCGGATGGTATACACTTGCCTAAATCACTACTAAAGCTAATATATAAAATAAAAGGAGCAGATAAAATTGCTCTAGTAACTGATGCTATGAGAGCTGCTGGAATGCCGGAGGGAGAGAGTATTCTAGGCAGTATTAATAATGGTCAGAAGGTAATTGTAGAAGATGGGATAGCTAAGCTTATGGATAGGACTGCTTTTGCAGGAAGCGTGGCTACTGCGGATAGACTCATAAGAACAATGGTAAATGAAGCTCAGGTATCGCTTATTGATGTTGTTAAAATGATGACTTCTACTCCTGCAAAAATAATTGGAGTGGAGAACGAGAGAGGAAGAATAGTTAAAGGATTGAATGCTGATATAGTAATCTTTGATGACAATATAAATATTGACGCTACCATAATTGGTGGAAAGATTGTATTTAGCAGAAGTATATAA
- a CDS encoding DUF7594 domain-containing protein yields MRGKINQRAISLLAAAAVIVSTIVLPNSTAYAEQENTNSNIQENMYAVTEDTFVHQNFLNTGDITDYQSKNFGSEQTLQVIDTPNANGAGDRMTYMKVDFSSYTGVEAASAKLNFYVKEAPASEVVLKVEKVSKDWKESTITWNNRKHSSGDLGTVKISSAGWYSIDVTSEINTLLQDKTFSLRFIGLEMKQILVKIASREDASNKPYLTILPKEVQNSNNANLAALSIKEGANSISLSPAFNKEQTNYSAMVSVLGLTGTKLAIIPASEDTKAAIQVNGNIVASGAPSEPVNIKPGDNIVKILVTAQDKTTKEYTLNIIGNGITINSHSTGDNVGVGKVRISGSYYNTYGVKLNINGQDIYDARMQPTSGESGNWYYDLDTTRYDGKIELFVRGNDSVTRYGLAAPLVYINVDNAKANIPVVTIKNPADGIKVEGEVPIKISVAAKNPLTSVQVRINGGEWKNAILNGKDYIYNWNTEGIGNKTCSIEAKATDSNGRISKITTVYSKVGTGSNEEIKLEKQDRAMWIWESASYNMLYNEGSRKLLDVLGKDTSTFNSNPITTLYFGLETYKGENAVIDNPEIVRDFVAWAHGNGYKIYALIESDTGIAQMGAYERYHQNAVRSIEKIINYNISSRENERFDGVNVDVEPYTLPDFTPSSPSLQIQYLDMLEKMIQRRDAAGINLPFGPAIAKWFDTSASCISVPWKGITKPLSEHVQDITDYISIMDYRDSAGSRGVSGAGIIPQAENEINYANKIGKTNSVVIGVETLDISSSGDPETITFREEGRTYMEEQLKLVYEAFRDDVSFGGIAMHHYDSIRYLPSTWKTDGVKLSLPEDLEFPTKISSTLKATAIDYQTIDLSYGRAYDNYEVEYYKIYRSTTSNFTPNSSNLAGTSRGLSYRDLGLLPNTKYYYKVAAVDSYGNTGEVSEEVSATTGNTNLKPMIISSMELKPYTGGKAQVILKVSDLSTKKGIAASIYGNFTNADGAYRHFDVSDDGTPNIVNETITKKGNIEGWQVGFVPRRVLAEGYYWAQAYDTPHTAYLHSTNANLKSISINNGKFNMDFSDEIQNYRVIVENNVNKINVSSLASHNSAIVDAPSQEIKLKKGDNIIKILVTAQDGMTKKQYIVNVHRNNNAAGNDKSKGSDDSKQKENNN; encoded by the coding sequence ATGAGAGGAAAAATAAATCAACGAGCTATAAGCTTGCTTGCGGCAGCAGCTGTGATAGTTTCTACTATTGTTTTACCAAATTCAACTGCTTATGCTGAACAGGAAAATACTAATAGCAACATACAGGAAAACATGTATGCAGTTACTGAAGATACTTTTGTTCATCAGAACTTTCTAAATACTGGCGATATAACGGATTATCAATCAAAAAATTTTGGAAGCGAACAGACGCTTCAGGTAATTGATACTCCTAATGCAAATGGAGCAGGAGACAGGATGACCTATATGAAAGTTGATTTTTCAAGCTATACAGGAGTGGAAGCAGCTTCAGCAAAGCTGAATTTCTATGTTAAAGAAGCGCCTGCTTCTGAGGTTGTTCTTAAGGTAGAAAAAGTTTCAAAGGATTGGAAAGAAAGTACTATTACTTGGAACAATAGAAAACATTCATCTGGAGATTTAGGCACAGTAAAAATATCTTCTGCTGGTTGGTATAGCATCGATGTAACAAGTGAAATAAATACTTTACTTCAGGATAAGACTTTTTCTTTGAGGTTTATCGGATTAGAAATGAAGCAAATACTTGTTAAAATAGCAAGTAGAGAAGATGCGAGCAATAAACCATATTTAACTATACTGCCAAAGGAAGTGCAAAATTCTAATAATGCCAACTTAGCAGCATTATCAATTAAAGAAGGGGCTAATAGCATCAGTCTTTCGCCTGCATTTAATAAAGAACAGACTAACTACAGTGCTATGGTTTCAGTTTTAGGATTAACAGGTACAAAGTTAGCAATTATTCCTGCTTCGGAGGATACTAAAGCCGCTATTCAAGTAAATGGAAATATTGTAGCTAGTGGCGCACCCTCTGAGCCTGTCAACATTAAGCCTGGAGATAATATTGTTAAAATATTAGTAACAGCGCAAGATAAAACAACAAAGGAATATACCTTAAACATTATTGGAAACGGAATAACTATAAATTCTCATTCAACGGGTGATAATGTTGGAGTAGGAAAAGTGAGAATATCAGGCTCTTATTACAATACCTATGGGGTTAAGCTGAATATAAATGGACAAGATATCTATGATGCTAGAATGCAGCCAACTTCAGGTGAATCAGGTAATTGGTATTATGATTTAGATACTACAAGATATGATGGAAAAATAGAATTGTTTGTTAGAGGAAATGATTCTGTTACTCGTTATGGGTTAGCAGCACCACTTGTTTATATTAACGTGGATAATGCTAAAGCAAATATACCAGTTGTCACTATAAAGAACCCTGCTGACGGAATTAAGGTAGAAGGGGAGGTTCCTATAAAAATTTCAGTTGCAGCTAAAAATCCATTAACCTCAGTTCAAGTGAGAATAAATGGAGGAGAATGGAAGAATGCAATTCTAAATGGTAAGGATTATATTTATAATTGGAATACTGAAGGAATTGGCAACAAAACTTGTAGTATAGAAGCCAAGGCAACTGATTCTAATGGACGAATTAGTAAGATAACTACAGTATATTCCAAAGTAGGAACTGGAAGCAATGAAGAAATCAAGCTGGAAAAGCAAGATCGTGCAATGTGGATATGGGAATCTGCATCCTATAATATGCTTTACAATGAAGGTTCAAGAAAGTTGTTAGATGTACTGGGAAAGGATACAAGCACCTTTAATTCGAATCCAATAACAACACTATATTTCGGACTTGAAACCTATAAAGGCGAAAATGCAGTAATTGACAATCCAGAAATAGTTCGTGATTTTGTAGCTTGGGCACATGGAAATGGCTATAAGATTTATGCATTAATTGAATCAGATACAGGTATTGCTCAAATGGGAGCCTATGAAAGATATCACCAAAATGCAGTTAGATCCATAGAAAAAATAATTAATTATAATATAAGCTCAAGAGAAAATGAAAGATTTGATGGAGTAAATGTCGATGTGGAGCCATATACGCTTCCAGATTTTACGCCGTCATCGCCATCACTCCAAATACAATATCTCGATATGCTTGAAAAAATGATACAGAGACGAGATGCTGCAGGGATTAATCTTCCTTTCGGTCCGGCCATAGCAAAATGGTTTGATACCTCTGCAAGCTGCATATCGGTTCCGTGGAAGGGTATTACAAAGCCACTATCTGAGCATGTGCAGGATATAACAGATTATATATCTATTATGGACTATAGAGATTCCGCTGGATCTAGAGGTGTATCTGGTGCAGGTATAATACCACAAGCTGAAAATGAGATTAACTATGCTAATAAAATAGGAAAAACAAATTCAGTTGTAATAGGAGTAGAAACTTTAGACATATCAAGTAGTGGGGACCCAGAAACAATTACTTTCCGTGAAGAAGGAAGAACATATATGGAGGAACAATTAAAATTAGTCTATGAGGCTTTCAGAGATGATGTTTCCTTTGGAGGAATAGCAATGCATCATTACGATTCAATTCGTTATTTGCCTTCAACTTGGAAGACAGATGGAGTAAAGTTAAGTTTGCCTGAAGATTTGGAATTTCCAACAAAAATAAGTTCAACTCTTAAGGCAACAGCTATAGATTATCAAACAATAGATTTAAGCTATGGCAGAGCTTATGACAACTATGAAGTAGAATATTACAAAATATACAGAAGTACCACTAGCAACTTTACACCGAACTCGTCAAATTTAGCAGGTACTTCAAGAGGACTAAGTTATCGAGACTTAGGGCTCCTTCCAAATACAAAGTACTACTATAAAGTAGCTGCTGTAGATTCCTATGGAAACACCGGAGAGGTTTCAGAAGAGGTTAGTGCAACTACTGGGAATACAAATCTTAAGCCAATGATTATAAGCAGTATGGAACTAAAACCATACACAGGAGGGAAGGCTCAAGTAATTCTAAAAGTTTCGGATTTAAGTACGAAAAAAGGTATAGCTGCATCTATATATGGTAATTTTACAAACGCTGATGGTGCATATAGACATTTCGATGTTTCAGATGATGGAACGCCAAATATAGTTAACGAAACGATTACTAAAAAAGGTAATATAGAAGGTTGGCAAGTTGGGTTTGTTCCACGCAGAGTTTTAGCTGAAGGTTATTATTGGGCTCAGGCTTATGATACTCCACACACAGCTTATTTGCATTCAACTAATGCTAATCTAAAAAGTATTTCTATTAACAATGGAAAATTCAATATGGATTTTAGTGATGAAATTCAAAATTATAGAGTAATAGTAGAAAATAATGTTAATAAGATTAATGTTAGTTCACTTGCTTCACATAACTCTGCCATTGTTGATGCACCTAGTCAGGAAATAAAGCTCAAAAAGGGTGATAACATTATAAAAATTTTAGTTACTGCACAAGATGGTATGACTAAAAAGCAGTACATTGTAAATGTGCATAGAAATAATAATGCTGCTGGTAATGATAAAAGTAAGGGTAGCGATGATAGTAAACAGAAGGAAAATAATAATTAG
- a CDS encoding glucosamine-6-phosphate deaminase: protein MSIIKEFQRDKLKVKVFDNRISMGASAAIEAADLIKRLLNRKNEINIVFAAAPSQNDFLEALIDMKGIDWNCINAFHMDEYIGLEPSAPQSFGNFLKAKIFDKVKFKSINYINGNDEDVQMECKRYSKLISCNDIDIVFMGIGENGHIAFNDPHVALFNDKEIVKAVELDEKCRKQQVNDGCFTSMEAVPTHALTLTIPALFSGKHIFCIVPAKTKAEAVYNTINGDITEACPASILRRHDKAVLYADTDSASLLI, encoded by the coding sequence ATGAGTATTATAAAAGAATTTCAAAGGGATAAGTTAAAGGTAAAAGTTTTTGATAATAGGATCTCTATGGGAGCTTCAGCAGCTATTGAGGCAGCTGATTTAATTAAAAGACTACTTAATAGAAAAAATGAGATAAATATAGTTTTTGCGGCAGCACCTTCTCAAAATGATTTCCTCGAAGCATTAATAGATATGAAGGGCATAGATTGGAACTGCATAAATGCCTTCCACATGGATGAGTATATTGGCCTGGAGCCTTCAGCACCACAAAGTTTCGGGAATTTTCTAAAAGCTAAAATTTTTGATAAGGTAAAATTTAAAAGCATAAATTATATCAATGGAAATGATGAAGATGTACAAATGGAATGTAAAAGATACTCAAAACTTATTTCTTGTAATGATATAGATATTGTATTCATGGGTATAGGTGAGAATGGGCACATAGCCTTTAATGATCCCCACGTAGCGTTATTTAATGACAAAGAAATTGTTAAGGCAGTTGAACTTGATGAAAAATGCAGAAAGCAGCAGGTTAACGATGGATGTTTTACTTCAATGGAAGCTGTACCAACTCATGCTCTAACACTTACTATACCTGCATTGTTTTCAGGAAAGCATATATTCTGCATAGTTCCTGCTAAGACAAAAGCTGAAGCAGTATATAACACTATAAATGGAGATATAACCGAGGCGTGTCCAGCGTCAATATTGAGAAGACATGATAAAGCCGTTTTATATGCCGATACTGATAGTGCGAGCTTATTAATTTAA
- a CDS encoding Gfo/Idh/MocA family protein, whose translation MINIGIIGAGIISRSHVQACENIDWARVTCIADIVYERAAAFTDSFGIKAYSDYKQMIDNEDLQAVIITLPHNLHKSATVDCCNKGLNVLIEKPMAISSKECEEMIEAANTNGVKLMVAHVQRYFPENIKAKEIIASKELGELIMIVDVRNNDYFSEDRPKWFLNPTMSGGGIFMNYGAHSLDKIIWITDSNVKNVEGKIGFFNEIYNVEGNAQAFIELENGVTAVLSQHGYKGDSKNITEFCCTNGVIKLCTGKGLWVDKGKGFEEVILEEKEKVFENQLLDFLNAIKHGTKPEISGEYGLNIIKLIETFYGSSRG comes from the coding sequence ATGATTAATATAGGTATTATTGGAGCAGGAATAATAAGCAGGTCTCATGTGCAAGCATGTGAGAATATTGATTGGGCCAGGGTGACGTGTATAGCAGACATAGTATATGAAAGGGCAGCTGCATTTACAGATAGCTTTGGGATAAAAGCTTATTCTGATTATAAGCAAATGATAGATAATGAGGACTTGCAGGCTGTGATTATAACACTTCCTCATAATCTGCATAAATCTGCAACTGTAGATTGCTGCAATAAGGGACTTAATGTACTTATAGAAAAGCCTATGGCTATATCATCTAAAGAATGTGAAGAAATGATTGAAGCTGCTAACACTAACGGAGTCAAGCTTATGGTAGCGCATGTACAGAGATATTTTCCTGAGAATATAAAGGCTAAGGAAATTATAGCTTCAAAGGAACTTGGTGAACTAATCATGATAGTAGATGTAAGAAACAATGATTACTTTTCAGAAGATAGGCCTAAATGGTTTCTTAATCCCACCATGTCTGGAGGAGGAATATTTATGAATTATGGTGCTCATTCTTTAGATAAAATCATTTGGATTACAGATAGTAATGTTAAAAATGTAGAAGGTAAGATAGGTTTCTTTAATGAGATTTATAATGTTGAGGGTAATGCGCAGGCATTTATAGAGCTTGAGAATGGAGTTACTGCAGTACTCAGCCAACATGGTTATAAAGGAGATAGTAAAAATATAACAGAATTTTGCTGCACAAATGGAGTCATAAAACTCTGTACAGGAAAAGGCCTATGGGTAGATAAAGGAAAGGGCTTTGAGGAAGTAATACTTGAAGAGAAGGAAAAAGTATTTGAAAACCAGCTTCTAGATTTTTTAAATGCTATAAAGCATGGAACTAAGCCAGAAATATCAGGAGAATATGGATTAAATATCATTAAGTTAATTGAGACTTTTTATGGATCTAGTAGAGGATAG
- a CDS encoding sugar phosphate isomerase/epimerase family protein, with protein MELSICTTFAKERTLEEVIALAKQLNINAIEIWNGHIDEFIKRNRCTTSELKRYLDKQRIFCSAIAPYFDFSEENKIKESIVEAEIIVEYAKALDCKIIRTFLGRKPSRSINSWEWERCIEALKYITSKVKDSDICFAIETHNEQPSDTSESILYVLEKVNSSNLKVIFDGFNFHIDSKDMMKEYWKLKDNIIHYHLKNYIWKNKIPTALDKGDVDFTYIIREAMKNECYMSFEYFCANPSRLILDSVKWIEKLKE; from the coding sequence ATGGAACTAAGTATATGTACGACCTTTGCAAAGGAAAGAACCCTTGAAGAGGTAATTGCTTTAGCAAAGCAGCTAAATATAAATGCAATAGAAATTTGGAATGGTCATATCGATGAGTTTATAAAGAGAAATCGCTGTACTACTAGTGAGTTAAAAAGATACCTAGATAAGCAACGAATTTTTTGTTCAGCAATAGCACCCTATTTTGATTTTTCAGAGGAAAATAAAATAAAAGAAAGTATAGTAGAAGCTGAAATTATTGTTGAATATGCGAAAGCTCTAGACTGCAAGATTATAAGAACATTTTTAGGCAGAAAGCCATCAAGGAGCATAAATAGTTGGGAATGGGAACGTTGTATAGAAGCTCTAAAATATATAACTAGTAAAGTTAAAGATAGCGATATTTGCTTTGCAATAGAAACACATAATGAGCAGCCTTCGGATACATCAGAAAGTATACTATATGTTTTAGAGAAAGTTAACAGTTCTAATTTAAAAGTGATATTCGATGGTTTTAATTTTCATATAGATTCAAAGGATATGATGAAAGAATACTGGAAACTTAAGGATAATATTATTCATTACCATTTAAAGAATTATATTTGGAAGAATAAGATCCCAACAGCACTAGATAAAGGGGATGTTGATTTTACCTATATTATTCGAGAGGCGATGAAGAACGAGTGCTATATGTCATTTGAATATTTTTGTGCTAATCCATCAAGGCTAATATTAGATTCAGTAAAATGGATAGAAAAACTCAAAGAATAG
- a CDS encoding family 20 glycosylhydrolase — MNIIPQPKEINLGKKLKTKIYNENLICTNAGQSLVSYITSKIDAEVRYLNEGGCYFIEIGTGEYKKDKDLEEIYKSKKEAYYLSVSSEKIFISSPSEQGLFYGFQTYMQLSEQMCDNEIEIIDWPDNTLRGFHLELRYGMPKFKRLLEIVDEIAKYKFNTLVIEYENRFPYSDYKDIIAKHALTEEQLNTLLAYAKNRYLEVIPLQQTLGHLEYILKLEKYNNLKEVKEDIYTELPFSFNGVGFKHFNSIDELCVTNEQAYKMIENLCTDIISKHKESNFIHIGCDEAWNLLSCSSCQEKYGKDGAKRLYIDHINRMAGLVKNANKVPIIWDDMLRSFDDEDFQMLDKDIVLMCWLYFEHNYELGCKLISKYKKSGFKVIGASAAKCSEGINPLYLDMPYMDERLGNIQAWSKLSEEFELDGVVTTLWSNYTGTIAPPHPFFDTAWYPVVFSAEKYWNTKSEKDEFYDRFIREYFGVEPQAGALSNNNQLSFKFFSKVSEACKTNNYLAEVYKTMSLVSAYRIKSLAINREIYKSLSDVTEEEKKLVEKRIREVVNMREYIKPIIKELLSKNYVEEDVEEFMNSRFGLDELIYEHILNG; from the coding sequence ATGAATATAATACCGCAGCCTAAAGAAATAAATTTGGGTAAAAAACTAAAAACTAAAATATACAATGAGAATCTAATATGTACAAATGCTGGACAAAGCCTAGTGAGTTATATAACCAGCAAGATTGATGCTGAAGTTAGATATTTAAATGAAGGTGGTTGCTACTTTATAGAAATTGGAACAGGTGAATATAAGAAAGATAAAGATTTAGAAGAAATTTATAAAAGTAAGAAGGAAGCATATTATCTTTCTGTAAGCTCTGAAAAAATATTTATTTCATCACCTTCAGAGCAAGGATTATTCTATGGGTTTCAGACCTATATGCAGTTAAGTGAGCAGATGTGTGACAATGAGATTGAGATTATAGACTGGCCAGATAATACTTTGAGAGGTTTTCATCTTGAATTGAGATATGGTATGCCTAAGTTTAAAAGATTGCTTGAAATTGTAGATGAGATAGCAAAGTATAAGTTTAACACATTGGTTATTGAATATGAAAACAGATTTCCATACAGTGATTATAAAGACATTATAGCTAAGCATGCTTTGACTGAAGAGCAGCTTAATACGCTTTTAGCTTATGCAAAGAATAGATACTTGGAGGTAATACCACTTCAGCAAACTCTTGGGCATTTAGAATATATACTAAAGTTAGAAAAGTATAACAACTTAAAAGAAGTTAAAGAGGATATTTACACTGAATTGCCATTTTCATTTAATGGGGTCGGGTTTAAGCACTTTAACAGCATAGATGAATTATGCGTAACAAATGAACAAGCATACAAAATGATTGAAAATTTATGTACGGATATTATAAGTAAACATAAGGAAAGCAATTTTATTCATATAGGCTGTGATGAAGCTTGGAATCTATTAAGCTGTAGTTCTTGCCAAGAGAAGTATGGCAAGGATGGAGCTAAAAGACTCTACATTGATCACATAAACAGAATGGCAGGACTAGTTAAAAATGCTAACAAGGTTCCGATTATATGGGATGATATGCTAAGAAGTTTTGATGATGAAGATTTTCAAATGCTGGATAAAGACATTGTGCTTATGTGTTGGTTGTACTTTGAACATAACTATGAATTAGGCTGTAAACTTATAAGCAAATATAAAAAATCAGGATTTAAAGTTATTGGTGCATCTGCCGCAAAATGCAGCGAAGGCATAAATCCGTTATATTTAGATATGCCATACATGGATGAACGTCTTGGCAATATACAGGCTTGGAGTAAGCTTTCAGAGGAATTCGAGTTAGACGGAGTTGTTACAACACTATGGTCAAATTATACAGGAACTATTGCTCCACCTCATCCATTCTTTGATACTGCATGGTATCCAGTAGTGTTTTCAGCTGAAAAGTATTGGAATACTAAATCAGAAAAAGATGAATTTTATGATAGATTCATTAGAGAGTATTTTGGAGTAGAGCCTCAGGCTGGAGCCTTAAGCAACAACAATCAGCTTTCTTTTAAGTTTTTTAGCAAGGTGTCAGAAGCTTGCAAGACAAATAATTATCTTGCAGAAGTTTATAAGACAATGTCTTTGGTAAGTGCTTATAGAATAAAGAGCTTGGCAATAAATAGAGAAATATATAAGTCTTTATCAGATGTAACTGAAGAAGAAAAGAAGTTAGTTGAAAAAAGAATTAGAGAAGTAGTAAACATGAGGGAATACATTAAGCCAATAATCAAGGAATTACTAAGCAAAAATTATGTTGAAGAAGATGTGGAAGAATTTATGAATTCACGGTTTGGATTAGATGAGTTAATATATGAACATATTTTAAATGGGTAA
- a CDS encoding beta-N-acetylhexosaminidase, which produces MELNLTGDIEELLEGIKIISDDLGIYLSENGIQVNIEKSQGTIEVSLENKKGSIKYSERIHFYRALGLFIEHALEKENFYIIEEPQFNLNGAMIDVSRNAVLKVSSIKYTIRKMALMGLNTIMLYTEDTYEIKNKPYFGYMRGRYTAEELKECDDYAYIFGIEIIPCIQTLAHLTEALKWSYASEIRDTSDILLVGSEKTYEFIEEMIKSASTPFRSKRIHIGMDEAHNLGLGKYLDINGYRRRFDIMNEHLEKVITITKKYGLNPMIWSDMYFRLASKTGNYYDKDAVIPEDVKKNCNKDVQLVYWDYYHNDEDTYTEFIKRHKSFENEMIFAGGVWTWSGVMVNYNKTFITTNSALIACKKQGIKEVFTTMWGDNGAETNFFAALLGLQLYAEHGYSKELDLEKLKKRFEFCAGENYDSFIDLSDLDNIPGIGKGNTDLEVSNPSKFLLWQDILIGLFDKEIEGLSLKDHYYLLAKKMSHYALNSTNFKDLFYFTQKLSEVLSIKSELGLRLKKAYDRKDIKTLKEISEEELPTLYLKTNDLRVAHRKLWMRINKPFGWEVIDIRYGGLIARISSTTDRIMDLLNENISVIEELEEERLNYHGEHANGIGRCNVYSRIATASPLG; this is translated from the coding sequence ATGGAATTAAATCTGACAGGAGATATAGAAGAACTATTAGAAGGAATAAAAATAATAAGTGATGATTTAGGAATCTACTTAAGTGAGAATGGAATTCAGGTAAATATAGAAAAATCCCAAGGTACTATAGAAGTGTCATTAGAAAACAAAAAAGGAAGTATAAAATATAGTGAAAGAATACACTTTTATCGTGCACTGGGACTATTTATAGAACATGCTTTGGAAAAGGAAAACTTCTATATTATTGAAGAACCACAATTTAACTTAAATGGAGCTATGATTGATGTATCTAGAAATGCTGTATTAAAGGTTTCAAGTATAAAGTACACTATAAGAAAAATGGCTTTGATGGGTCTTAATACTATTATGTTGTATACTGAAGATACTTATGAAATTAAAAACAAACCTTATTTCGGATATATGAGAGGAAGATATACAGCTGAGGAGTTAAAAGAATGTGATGACTATGCTTATATTTTTGGAATAGAAATAATTCCGTGCATACAGACTCTAGCTCATTTAACAGAGGCATTAAAATGGAGTTATGCTTCAGAAATTAGAGATACTTCAGATATATTGCTTGTTGGCTCTGAAAAAACCTATGAGTTTATAGAAGAGATGATTAAATCCGCTTCCACTCCCTTTAGAAGCAAGAGAATTCACATAGGAATGGATGAGGCACATAATTTAGGATTAGGAAAATACCTGGATATAAACGGATATCGAAGAAGATTTGACATCATGAATGAGCATCTAGAGAAAGTCATTACTATCACAAAAAAGTATGGATTAAATCCTATGATTTGGAGCGATATGTATTTTAGACTTGCATCAAAAACCGGAAATTATTATGATAAGGATGCAGTTATACCTGAGGATGTAAAGAAGAATTGCAATAAAGATGTACAACTTGTTTATTGGGATTACTATCATAATGATGAAGATACTTATACAGAATTTATAAAAAGGCATAAGAGTTTTGAAAATGAGATGATTTTTGCAGGTGGAGTCTGGACTTGGTCTGGAGTAATGGTTAATTATAATAAGACCTTTATAACAACTAATTCAGCTTTAATTGCATGCAAAAAGCAAGGAATAAAAGAAGTTTTTACAACCATGTGGGGAGACAATGGAGCGGAAACTAACTTTTTTGCTGCATTACTGGGATTGCAGCTATATGCAGAGCATGGGTATTCAAAAGAATTAGACTTGGAAAAGCTAAAGAAGAGGTTCGAATTTTGTGCCGGAGAAAATTATGATTCTTTCATAGACTTAAGCGATTTAGATAATATACCAGGAATAGGTAAAGGCAATACTGATTTAGAGGTGTCAAATCCATCAAAGTTTTTACTGTGGCAAGATATATTGATAGGCTTATTCGATAAGGAAATAGAAGGACTAAGTTTAAAAGACCACTATTACCTACTGGCTAAAAAGATGAGTCACTATGCTTTGAATAGCACAAATTTTAAGGATTTGTTTTATTTTACTCAAAAATTATCAGAAGTTCTAAGTATAAAATCAGAACTAGGACTGAGATTAAAAAAGGCTTACGATAGAAAAGATATAAAAACTTTAAAGGAGATTTCAGAAGAAGAGTTGCCAACCCTGTATTTAAAGACAAATGACTTAAGAGTAGCACATAGAAAGCTATGGATGAGAATAAATAAGCCTTTTGGATGGGAAGTCATCGATATTCGTTACGGAGGGTTGATTGCTAGAATAAGCTCCACAACTGATAGAATAATGGATCTTCTTAATGAAAATATCTCCGTTATCGAAGAACTGGAAGAAGAAAGGTTAAATTATCATGGAGAGCATGCTAATGGGATAGGAAGATGCAATGTATATAGTAGAATTGCTACCGCAAGCCCACTAGGCTAG